One region of Verrucomicrobiia bacterium genomic DNA includes:
- a CDS encoding uracil-DNA glycosylase — translation MNGYQQLLEATIAHLEELRHRGQSWVLVKPETLAALARPAVAAPRRPAAAPALPPAPSASPAPPKPSLPPGTLGFVTAPKPPAAPPSAAPAPGPKPVPVEAGDRELALASLRARVLACVKCPHLVRSRRTVVFGVGNLYADLMFVGEAPGADEDAQGEPFVGAAGQLLTKMIQTMGLRREEVFIANVLKCRPDTPGQTSGNRKPTPQEMVTCLPWLQQQIDLIRPKVLVALGATALEGLTQQRVSITKERGVWRDYRGIPLMPTYHPAYLLRNQSLAAKRQVWEDLLQVMEKLGLPISEKQRQYFLKK, via the coding sequence GTGAACGGGTACCAGCAGCTTCTGGAAGCCACCATTGCCCACCTGGAAGAGCTGCGGCATCGCGGCCAGTCCTGGGTTTTGGTGAAACCTGAAACCCTGGCCGCGCTGGCCAGGCCGGCCGTGGCCGCGCCACGGCGGCCGGCGGCCGCCCCAGCGCTGCCGCCCGCGCCGTCTGCGTCCCCCGCCCCGCCGAAACCCTCCCTGCCGCCCGGCACTCTGGGTTTTGTTACCGCGCCGAAACCGCCGGCAGCGCCGCCCTCCGCTGCGCCGGCGCCGGGGCCGAAGCCGGTGCCGGTGGAGGCCGGGGATCGCGAGCTGGCCCTGGCCTCCCTGCGGGCCCGGGTGCTGGCCTGCGTCAAGTGCCCGCATCTGGTTCGCAGCCGCCGCACGGTGGTTTTTGGGGTAGGCAACCTATACGCCGATTTGATGTTTGTGGGCGAGGCGCCGGGGGCGGATGAAGACGCGCAGGGGGAGCCGTTTGTGGGGGCGGCGGGCCAGTTGCTGACCAAAATGATCCAGACCATGGGCCTGCGGCGGGAGGAGGTTTTCATAGCCAACGTGCTCAAATGCCGGCCGGACACCCCGGGCCAGACCAGCGGCAACCGCAAGCCCACGCCCCAGGAAATGGTCACCTGCCTGCCGTGGCTGCAGCAGCAGATTGATCTGATCCGGCCCAAGGTGCTCGTGGCCCTGGGCGCCACGGCCCTGGAGGGGCTGACCCAGCAGAGAGTTTCCATCACCAAGGAGCGGGGGGTGTGGCGCGATTACCGCGGCATCCCGCTCATGCCCACGTATCACCCCGCCTACCTGCTGCGCAATCAATCCCTCGCCGCCAAGCGGCAGGTGTGGGAGGATTTGCTGCAGGTGATGGAGAAGCTGGGCCTGCCGATCAGCGAAAAACAGCGCCAATATTTTCTGAAAAAGTAA
- the nth gene encoding endonuclease III, whose product MPRPASSGRESAAARAARVARLCAALRATYPDAHCELNYTNPLELLIATILSAQCTDARVNQVTAILFQKYRCAADYARAPQAELEKDIQSTGFYRNKAKSIQAACRALVERHGGEVPRTMEELTALAGVGRKTANVVLGNAFGLNEGIVVDTHVSRLAARLQLTPEKDPEKIERELMELVPRAEWTRFSHWLIWHGRRRCSARKPDCAHCEIRAHCPSADKV is encoded by the coding sequence ATGCCCCGTCCCGCCTCTTCCGGCCGCGAGTCCGCCGCCGCCCGCGCGGCGCGCGTCGCGCGCCTGTGCGCCGCATTGCGGGCCACCTACCCCGACGCGCATTGCGAGCTGAATTACACCAATCCCCTGGAGCTGCTCATCGCCACCATCCTCTCCGCGCAGTGCACGGATGCGCGGGTGAATCAGGTCACGGCCATCTTGTTTCAGAAATACCGCTGCGCCGCCGATTACGCGCGCGCGCCGCAGGCCGAGCTGGAGAAGGACATCCAGAGCACCGGATTTTATCGCAACAAGGCCAAAAGCATCCAGGCCGCCTGCCGCGCGCTGGTGGAGCGCCACGGGGGGGAGGTGCCGCGCACCATGGAGGAGTTGACCGCGCTGGCGGGCGTGGGGCGCAAGACGGCCAACGTTGTCCTCGGCAACGCCTTTGGGCTGAATGAGGGCATTGTGGTGGACACCCACGTGAGCCGGCTGGCGGCGCGGCTCCAGCTCACGCCCGAGAAAGATCCGGAGAAAATCGAGCGCGAGCTCATGGAGCTGGTCCCGCGCGCGGAGTGGACGCGGTTCAGCCACTGGCTGATCTGGCATGGCCGCCGCCGTTGCAGCGCCCGCAAACCGGACTGCGCCCACTGTGAAATCCGCGCCCACTGCCCCAGCGCGGACAAAGTCTAG
- a CDS encoding VWA domain-containing protein, whose amino-acid sequence MTFAHPQLLWLLLLVPAVAWLVGRTGRRAALVYSSLQLLPTGLRPARSAPGSWLAHLRWLALALALVALAQPRRTHTETSISASGVDIMVALDMSGSMEAMDFNLRGRDVNRLDMAREVLREFIKKRPSDRIGIVAFAGRPYVAAPLTLDHDFLLQNLERLQLGAVREYNSTAIGSALATAVNRLEHVPAKSRLVILMTDGQNNAGKVPPLAAAEAARALGIKVYTIGIGRQGQSYVLRQFMGRLIREPVLVDIDEETLQKIAELTGGKYYRADNTERFRQIYEEIDRLEKTEVVIKKFSQHTELAHWLLLGAVGLLVLEMVLSQTWLRQLP is encoded by the coding sequence GTATTCCTCGCTGCAACTGCTGCCCACGGGGCTGCGGCCGGCCCGCTCGGCGCCGGGGAGCTGGCTGGCGCATTTGCGCTGGCTGGCGCTGGCGCTGGCCCTCGTGGCGCTGGCCCAGCCGCGGCGGACCCACACCGAGACGTCCATCAGCGCGAGCGGGGTGGACATCATGGTGGCGCTGGACATGTCGGGCAGCATGGAGGCCATGGACTTCAACCTGCGGGGGCGGGATGTGAACCGGCTGGACATGGCGCGGGAGGTGCTGCGGGAGTTCATCAAGAAACGGCCCAGCGATCGGATCGGCATCGTGGCCTTTGCCGGGCGCCCGTACGTGGCGGCGCCGCTGACGCTGGACCATGATTTTCTGCTGCAGAATCTGGAGCGGCTGCAGTTGGGGGCGGTGCGCGAATACAACTCCACGGCCATCGGCTCGGCCCTGGCCACGGCGGTGAATCGGCTGGAGCACGTGCCCGCCAAAAGCCGCCTGGTGATCCTGATGACCGACGGCCAGAACAACGCGGGCAAGGTGCCCCCGCTGGCGGCGGCCGAAGCCGCCCGGGCGCTGGGCATCAAGGTGTACACCATCGGCATCGGGCGGCAGGGACAGTCGTATGTGCTGCGCCAGTTCATGGGCCGGCTCATCCGCGAGCCGGTGCTGGTGGACATTGACGAGGAGACCCTGCAGAAAATCGCCGAGCTTACCGGCGGCAAGTATTACCGCGCCGACAACACGGAGCGTTTCCGCCAGATTTACGAGGAGATTGACCGCCTGGAGAAAACCGAGGTGGTCATCAAAAAATTTTCGCAGCACACCGAGCTGGCGCACTGGCTGCTGCTGGGGGCGGTGGGGCTGCTGGTGCTGGAAATGGTGCTGAGCCAGACCTGGCTGCGACAGTTGCCATGA
- a CDS encoding VWA domain-containing protein: protein MRFAEPQLLWLLLLVPAALWLFWHLGRRRQALLERFIHARLLPGLTEGFSPARRRGRQALLLAALALLIVAAARPQWGYHWEEVKRRGVDILLAVDTSRSMLAEDIKPNRLERAKLAALDLAQTARSDRVGLIAFAGSAFLQCPLTMDTEAFRQSVMMLDTEIIPQGGTAIAEAIEVAQAAFTNAGESHKVLVVFSDGEDHEAGVLEAAAAAARAGIKIFTIGIGTPEGEELRVPEPGGRRETARDAEGRPVRTRLEERLLHEVATTGGGFYLRLAGAGTMALLYEKGIAPLPKAEQAARMVRVYHERYHWPLGLAILLLLAEILVGDCPMRERWTWRRARRVVWGLAGLALLWAGGPAQAVSPAEARRELDRGYHKAAKKAYEELLLKRPEDNRLRYNLGVAAFRDRDYERAAREFEAAAMTPENLDLQQRAFYNAASARYHLGQAEPELEKKKAAWQTATNHLAHALRLNPQDADAQHNLEVIRRKLEELEQLQQQQQQQQQQSSSNSQDSQGENSPNPSQQSQAQNEQQGGQNARQPEQNPAPQAQPQPTPDQQQQQQQGDRSPAEAQDAAGNKNPPPEGQGQADPSRAVKVMGLTPEQARQLLEAAKVEEKMLPYIPPEAADARKRSNRTFKNW from the coding sequence ATGAGATTTGCCGAACCCCAACTGTTATGGCTGCTGCTGCTGGTGCCGGCGGCGCTGTGGCTGTTCTGGCACCTGGGCCGGCGGCGCCAGGCGCTGCTGGAGCGCTTCATTCACGCGCGGCTGCTGCCGGGCCTCACCGAGGGGTTCTCCCCGGCCCGCCGGCGCGGGCGGCAGGCGCTGCTGCTGGCGGCGCTGGCCCTGCTGATTGTCGCCGCCGCCCGGCCGCAGTGGGGGTATCACTGGGAGGAGGTCAAACGCCGGGGCGTGGACATTCTGCTGGCCGTGGACACCTCCCGCAGCATGCTGGCCGAGGACATCAAGCCCAACCGCCTTGAACGCGCCAAGCTTGCCGCGCTGGACCTGGCCCAGACGGCCCGCAGCGACCGGGTGGGGCTGATTGCCTTTGCCGGCTCGGCGTTTCTCCAATGCCCGCTGACGATGGACACCGAGGCCTTCCGGCAGAGCGTCATGATGCTGGACACGGAAATCATTCCGCAGGGCGGCACCGCGATTGCCGAGGCGATCGAAGTGGCGCAGGCCGCCTTCACCAACGCGGGCGAAAGCCACAAGGTGCTGGTCGTGTTTTCGGATGGCGAGGATCACGAGGCCGGCGTGCTGGAGGCCGCCGCCGCCGCCGCCAGGGCGGGCATCAAGATTTTTACCATCGGCATCGGCACGCCCGAAGGCGAGGAATTGCGCGTGCCCGAGCCGGGCGGCCGCCGCGAAACGGCGCGGGATGCCGAGGGCCGGCCCGTGCGCACCCGGCTGGAGGAGCGCCTGCTGCACGAGGTGGCCACCACCGGGGGCGGGTTTTATCTGCGGCTGGCCGGGGCGGGCACCATGGCCCTGCTGTACGAAAAAGGCATTGCCCCCCTGCCCAAAGCCGAGCAGGCGGCGCGCATGGTGCGCGTCTATCATGAGCGGTATCACTGGCCGCTGGGGCTTGCCATTTTGCTGCTGCTGGCCGAAATTCTCGTGGGCGATTGTCCCATGCGTGAACGCTGGACATGGCGCCGCGCCCGGCGCGTGGTGTGGGGGCTGGCCGGCCTGGCCCTGCTGTGGGCCGGCGGGCCGGCGCAGGCGGTGTCGCCCGCGGAGGCCCGCCGGGAGCTGGATCGCGGTTACCACAAGGCGGCCAAAAAAGCCTATGAAGAGCTGCTGCTCAAACGTCCGGAGGACAACCGCCTGCGCTACAACCTGGGCGTGGCGGCCTTCCGCGATCGCGATTACGAGCGGGCCGCCCGGGAATTCGAGGCGGCGGCGATGACCCCCGAAAACCTGGATTTGCAGCAGCGCGCCTTCTACAACGCCGCCAGCGCGCGCTATCATCTGGGCCAGGCCGAGCCGGAGCTGGAGAAGAAAAAGGCCGCCTGGCAGACCGCCACCAATCATCTGGCCCATGCCCTGCGCCTGAATCCGCAGGATGCCGATGCCCAGCACAACCTGGAGGTCATCCGGCGCAAACTGGAGGAGCTGGAGCAGCTTCAACAGCAGCAGCAGCAGCAACAGCAGCAGTCCTCCTCCAATTCCCAGGATTCGCAGGGGGAGAACTCCCCCAACCCCTCCCAGCAATCCCAGGCGCAAAATGAGCAGCAAGGCGGACAGAATGCCCGGCAGCCGGAGCAGAACCCGGCGCCGCAGGCTCAACCGCAGCCCACGCCGGACCAGCAGCAGCAGCAACAGCAGGGCGATCGTTCACCCGCGGAGGCGCAAGACGCCGCGGGCAACAAAAATCCGCCGCCCGAGGGACAAGGCCAGGCGGATCCCTCCCGCGCGGTCAAAGTCATGGGCCTGACGCCGGAGCAGGCGCGGCAGTTGTTGGAGGCGGCCAAGGTGGAGGAGAAAATGCTGCCCTACATTCCGCCGGAGGCCGCTGATGCCCGCAAGCGCTCCAACCGCACTTTCAAGAATTGGTAG